A genomic region of Candidatus Blochmanniella pennsylvanica str. BPEN contains the following coding sequences:
- the murF gene encoding UDP-N-acetylmuramoyl-tripeptide--D-alanyl-D-alanine ligase, giving the protein MIPFSLHEIAPVLNAKYIGMDLIIHEITINSNIIHKQCMFIALIGKRFDGHDFTSQAIAAGAQALLVNHHILLDVPQLIVPDTRCALIMLARWVRQKVSSKVIAITGSSGKTSVKEMTTSILKECGHTIATQGNFNNMIGVPITLLRLTKKNNFAIIELGTSSPGELVQLSKIVAANVALVNNVYPAHLSGFKSLSKIGKEKGKIFSELDLNGTGIINADSHALSLWRKPLKGKSMWFFSLRTNVGIDFFASNIISEKNRIRFILHTPYGTSPVVLSMLGTHNVANALAASALAFSVGANLSEVVYGLENIKTLPGRLFPIILGEGKLLLDDTYNSNVGSMISAIHVLTTMPGYRILVVSDMLELGKYKSIKYHCYIGKLIATTNINKILTIGSVSCCISKICGKGKHFRNKNKLIIYIKQMLSIHNSISVLVKGSRGFKMEQIINAIRDESKCYFG; this is encoded by the coding sequence ATGATTCCATTTAGTTTGCATGAAATAGCGCCAGTTTTAAACGCTAAATACATTGGTATGGATTTGATTATTCATGAGATTACTATTAATTCAAATATTATTCATAAACAATGTATGTTTATAGCATTAATAGGTAAACGTTTTGATGGTCATGATTTTACAAGTCAAGCAATTGCTGCTGGAGCTCAGGCATTGCTAGTAAATCATCATATATTATTAGATGTTCCTCAATTAATAGTTCCTGATACTCGTTGTGCTTTAATAATGTTGGCACGTTGGGTGCGCCAAAAAGTCTCATCAAAAGTTATTGCTATAACTGGATCAAGCGGTAAAACATCAGTAAAAGAAATGACCACGTCTATATTAAAAGAGTGTGGACATACAATAGCCACACAAGGTAACTTTAATAATATGATTGGAGTGCCGATTACTTTATTACGTTTAACGAAAAAAAACAATTTTGCAATTATCGAATTAGGAACAAGTTCTCCTGGAGAACTTGTTCAATTAAGTAAGATAGTTGCTGCTAATGTAGCTTTAGTAAATAATGTTTACCCTGCACATCTATCAGGTTTTAAATCGTTATCTAAAATAGGAAAAGAAAAAGGGAAAATTTTTTCTGAATTAGATTTAAATGGAACAGGTATTATAAATGCTGATAGTCATGCTTTGTCTTTATGGCGTAAACCATTGAAGGGAAAATCTATGTGGTTTTTTTCTTTACGTACTAACGTAGGCATAGATTTTTTTGCAAGTAATATTATTTCTGAAAAAAATAGAATACGGTTTATTTTACATACTCCATATGGAACTTCTCCAGTGGTTTTATCAATGTTAGGCACGCATAATGTGGCTAATGCTTTAGCTGCTAGCGCGCTTGCATTTTCTGTAGGAGCAAATTTATCAGAAGTAGTTTATGGATTAGAAAATATAAAAACGTTACCTGGTAGATTATTTCCAATTATTTTAGGTGAAGGTAAATTATTATTAGATGATACTTATAATTCAAACGTTGGTTCTATGATATCTGCTATTCATGTACTAACTACAATGCCAGGTTATCGTATATTGGTGGTCAGTGATATGTTAGAATTAGGAAAATATAAATCAATCAAATATCATTGTTATATTGGGAAATTAATCGCAACGACAAATATCAATAAAATTCTTACCATAGGTAGTGTTAGTTGTTGCATTTCTAAAATATGTGGAAAAGGAAAACATTTTCGAAATAAAAATAAATTAATTATTTATATCAAGCAGATGTTATCTATCCATAATTCAATTAGTGTATTAGTAAAAGGATCACGAGGCTTTAAAATGGAGCAAATAATAAATGCTATTCGAGATGAATCAAAATGTTATTTTGGCTAA
- the murD gene encoding UDP-N-acetylmuramoyl-L-alanine--D-glutamate ligase: MRNYRGSKVVIIGLGITGLSCVNFFLDRGVIPKVIDTRIYPPGIKKIPHVVQCYLGAFNDIWLLSATLIVVSPGVRLDHPVLIEALKLGIEIIGDIELFTREATAPIIAITGSNGKSTVTQLVSRMARIAGWHVGVAGNIGVPVLSLLNKSYQLYILEISSFQLDTTYSLRAIAAAILNVSEDHMDHYPGGLKQYWFSKQRIYKNAKICVMNALDFLTIPIYHEYDYCISFGENEDSADYYLKYYKGHTWIVAYNEYVLNCSEMRINNRINYINALSALALSDIIKIPRSVSLKVLCQFSGLAHRCQLIYKNHGVSWINDSKATNVSATKEAINNLKLCGTLHLILGGDGKLADFSSLKHLIKQHEIHLYCFGKDGLLLTTLGFSDVILTNTMIQAMRIINRRIKAKDIVLLSPACSSLDQFKSFEMRGLIFTCFAREFR; the protein is encoded by the coding sequence ATGCGTAATTACCGAGGATCAAAAGTTGTAATTATCGGTTTGGGGATTACGGGTTTATCTTGTGTTAATTTTTTTTTAGATCGTGGCGTAATACCGAAAGTAATAGATACTCGTATATATCCTCCCGGAATAAAAAAAATACCTCATGTTGTACAGTGTTATTTGGGGGCATTTAATGATATATGGTTGTTGAGTGCTACGCTGATTGTAGTTAGCCCTGGAGTACGGTTAGATCATCCAGTTTTAATTGAAGCTTTAAAATTAGGAATAGAAATTATTGGTGATATTGAATTATTTACTCGTGAAGCAACTGCACCGATAATAGCTATTACTGGATCTAATGGAAAAAGTACAGTAACCCAATTGGTCTCCAGAATGGCTAGGATCGCTGGATGGCATGTTGGTGTAGCAGGAAATATAGGTGTACCTGTGCTTTCTTTATTAAATAAATCGTATCAACTCTATATACTGGAGATTTCAAGTTTTCAGTTAGATACAACCTATAGTTTACGTGCAATAGCAGCTGCAATTTTAAATGTTAGTGAAGATCATATGGATCATTATCCTGGAGGATTAAAGCAATATTGGTTTTCTAAGCAAAGGATTTATAAAAATGCTAAAATTTGCGTGATGAACGCTTTAGATTTTTTAACGATACCTATATATCATGAATATGATTATTGTATAAGTTTTGGTGAAAACGAAGATTCTGCAGATTATTATCTGAAATATTATAAAGGACACACCTGGATAGTTGCATACAATGAATATGTGCTTAATTGTTCTGAAATGAGAATTAATAATCGTATTAACTATATAAATGCATTATCTGCTTTAGCATTATCGGATATCATCAAGATTCCTCGTTCTGTTTCTTTAAAAGTATTGTGCCAATTTTCTGGTTTAGCGCATCGTTGTCAATTGATTTATAAAAATCATGGAGTGAGTTGGATTAATGATTCCAAAGCTACTAATGTCAGCGCTACCAAAGAAGCGATCAACAATTTAAAGTTATGCGGTACGTTACATTTAATATTAGGAGGTGATGGTAAATTAGCTGATTTTTCTTCTTTAAAACATTTGATTAAACAACATGAGATACATCTTTATTGTTTTGGAAAAGATGGATTATTATTGACGACATTAGGATTTAGTGATGTTATTTTAACAAATACAATGATTCAAGCAATGCGTATTATTAATCGTCGTATAAAAGCGAAGGATATCGTTTTATTATCTCCGGCTTGTTCTAGTTTAGATCAATTTAAATCATTTGAAATGCGTGGACTGATATTTACTTGTTTTGCGCGAGAATTTAGATAA
- the murE gene encoding UDP-N-acetylmuramoyl-L-alanyl-D-glutamate--2,6-diaminopimelate ligase, which translates to MYDSRNLYKLFIPYVFNNPTSPALTGMELDSRNIVLGNLFVAVKGSKTDGRLYIDYAIKKGASAVLLESWSDITISKKYSYHLNKIPVVHVNYLPRYLSDIAGSFYNHPSRFLDLIGVTGTNGKTTITHLLARWVQLLGKKSAVMGTLGNGMLNNMCLSNNTTCSSIDAQKILSQFVKDKITFVAMEVSSHGLNQYRVDALYFKAAIFTNLSHDHLDYHGNVMQYSMSKWRLFDELCVEKYIINADDPVGCRWLYYLPQAIAVTITRNLPFFWKGKWICALKVNYHIHGTDITFDSSWGHGVIHSQLLGEFNVSNLLLALGTLLILGYPLSLLVHTSSQLQPVAGRMEVFRSHGYPTVIVDYAHTPDALEKVLISIRQFYYWGQLWCVFGCGGDRDPSKRALMGCIVSRYADYIIITNDNPRTEEPQSIINDITRGITHRKKIIKIIQNRCCAIQTAILKASLEDVILISGKGHEKYQIIGNNRIYHSDKDIVENFLKNDVIL; encoded by the coding sequence ATGTATGATTCACGTAATTTATATAAATTATTTATTCCATATGTTTTTAATAATCCTACTAGTCCTGCATTGACGGGGATGGAATTGGATAGTCGTAACATTGTATTGGGAAATTTATTTGTAGCAGTTAAAGGTTCTAAGACTGATGGAAGATTATATATTGACTATGCGATCAAAAAGGGAGCTTCGGCAGTTTTATTAGAATCTTGGAGCGATATAACAATATCTAAAAAATATAGTTATCATTTAAATAAAATACCTGTGGTCCATGTTAACTATTTACCACGGTATTTGTCCGATATAGCAGGTAGTTTTTATAATCATCCGTCACGTTTTTTGGATTTAATTGGTGTTACTGGCACCAATGGGAAAACTACTATAACGCATTTGTTAGCTCGTTGGGTCCAATTATTAGGAAAAAAAAGCGCTGTGATGGGTACTTTAGGTAACGGAATGTTAAATAATATGTGTTTGTCTAATAATACAACATGCTCTTCCATTGATGCTCAAAAAATATTATCTCAGTTTGTTAAAGATAAGATTACGTTTGTTGCTATGGAGGTGTCATCACATGGATTAAATCAATATCGCGTGGATGCTTTATATTTTAAAGCAGCTATATTTACTAATTTAAGCCATGATCACTTAGATTATCATGGTAACGTTATGCAATACTCTATGTCTAAGTGGCGGTTATTTGATGAATTATGTGTAGAAAAATATATAATTAATGCTGATGATCCCGTTGGTTGTAGATGGTTATATTATTTGCCTCAAGCGATCGCAGTGACAATAACAAGGAATTTACCATTTTTTTGGAAAGGTAAATGGATATGTGCGCTTAAGGTCAATTATCATATTCATGGCACGGATATAACTTTTGATTCAAGTTGGGGGCATGGAGTAATTCATAGTCAATTATTAGGAGAATTCAACGTTAGTAATTTGTTATTAGCTTTAGGTACGTTATTAATATTAGGATATCCTCTATCATTATTGGTACACACATCATCTCAATTACAACCGGTAGCTGGTAGAATGGAAGTATTTCGTTCTCATGGATATCCGACGGTTATAGTAGATTATGCACATACCCCGGATGCGTTAGAAAAAGTTCTAATTTCAATTAGACAATTTTATTATTGGGGTCAACTATGGTGTGTTTTTGGTTGCGGAGGAGATAGAGATCCAAGTAAACGTGCTTTAATGGGTTGTATTGTAAGCCGGTATGCTGATTATATAATTATTACCAATGATAATCCACGCACGGAAGAACCACAATCGATTATAAATGATATTACTCGTGGTATAACACACCGAAAAAAAATCATCAAAATTATTCAAAATCGTTGCTGTGCGATACAGACTGCTATTTTAAAGGCATCTTTAGAAGATGTGATATTAATTTCTGGAAAAGGTCATGAAAAATACCAAATTATCGGAAATAATCGCATATATCATTCTGATAAAGACATAGTAGAAAATTTTTTAAAGAACGATGTTATTTTATGA
- the murG gene encoding undecaprenyldiphospho-muramoylpentapeptide beta-N-acetylglucosaminyltransferase: MNQKKKIMIVAGGSGGHVFPGLSVAHYLINHGYQVVWLGTADRIESKLVPQYGIDIKFIRINGWNGEKLHIKCIMPLFICLAIYQARKIIKYWKPDIVLGMGGYVSGPGGLAAWTCGVPLIIHEQNRIIGLTNRYLSIFSKKVLQGFPGTFPNAKMVGNPIRRAILAVPNPSRRWKGRVGPIRVLVIGGSQGAHILNKTIPNMAEKLSDKLIIWHQVGEQDFKKVIWAYQKIKQSYHRIVKFIDDIAQAYAWADILISRAGALTVSEVSIVGLPAIFVPFIHHKDRQQYWNAVPLVQAGAAKIIEQKNFTSDVVSAMLESWDRKTLCSMAQRARSIAAPNATQQVSQVIIEYLKK, from the coding sequence ATGAATCAAAAAAAGAAAATTATGATTGTAGCGGGTGGTAGTGGGGGGCATGTGTTTCCAGGGTTGTCGGTGGCTCATTATTTAATTAATCATGGGTATCAAGTTGTTTGGCTAGGTACTGCAGATCGCATTGAATCGAAGTTAGTTCCTCAATATGGAATCGATATTAAATTTATTCGTATTAACGGATGGAATGGTGAAAAATTACATATTAAGTGTATTATGCCATTGTTTATTTGTTTAGCAATATATCAAGCACGAAAAATTATAAAATATTGGAAACCTGATATAGTATTAGGTATGGGTGGATATGTTTCCGGACCCGGTGGATTAGCAGCATGGACATGCGGTGTTCCATTGATAATACACGAACAAAATAGAATTATCGGTTTAACTAATCGGTATTTATCAATTTTTTCTAAAAAAGTATTGCAAGGATTTCCTGGTACTTTTCCTAATGCTAAAATGGTAGGAAACCCAATACGACGAGCAATATTAGCTGTTCCAAATCCATCTAGACGATGGAAAGGTCGTGTTGGTCCTATTCGTGTTTTAGTGATTGGAGGCAGTCAAGGCGCGCATATATTAAATAAAACTATCCCAAATATGGCTGAGAAATTGTCTGATAAATTGATCATATGGCACCAAGTTGGAGAACAAGATTTCAAAAAAGTAATATGGGCTTATCAAAAAATAAAACAAAGCTATCATAGAATTGTAAAATTTATTGATGATATAGCCCAAGCATATGCTTGGGCAGATATATTGATATCCCGTGCTGGAGCATTAACAGTAAGCGAAGTATCTATTGTAGGGTTACCAGCAATATTTGTACCTTTTATACATCATAAAGATCGTCAGCAATATTGGAATGCCGTGCCATTAGTGCAAGCAGGAGCAGCAAAAATTATTGAACAAAAAAATTTTACAAGTGATGTTGTTAGCGCAATGTTAGAATCTTGGGATCGAAAAACATTATGTAGTATGGCTCAACGTGCTAGAAGCATAGCTGCGCCTAATGCAACTCAACAAGTTTCCCAAGTAATCATTGAATACTTAAAAAAATAA
- the ftsW gene encoding cell division protein FtsW, which translates to MRLFKTKIINRPLKLGKKKSSNIHVLYDRIFFWLLLGLIGIGFVIISSGSIPTGMRLANDPCYFIKRVIVYYSVTFLLSVIILKIPIIVWQNYSAIMLLCSCIMLITALILNNSTNGASRWIMWGTLCIQPAELSKLSFICYLANYLERKSKEVCTKFWSICKPIVIMIILAVLLLAQPDFGSIIILFITTLSILFLFGAKLCQLILVFVFNIFLIIPLIVIKPYRIQRILTFWDPWKDPFGNGYQLTQSLIAFGRGKCFGEGLGNSVLKLEYLPEAHTDFIFSILAEELGYFGAILVLFMLFIIVLRAMIIGHRALNINHRFSGILACSISMWFGLQIFINVGTVSGILPTKGLTLPFISYGGSSFLITVMASMQLLRIDFETRLSKNQAFLKCTKI; encoded by the coding sequence ATGAGGCTCTTTAAAACAAAAATTATTAATCGTCCATTAAAATTGGGTAAAAAAAAATCATCAAACATTCATGTATTATATGATCGTATATTTTTTTGGTTGCTGTTGGGATTAATTGGAATTGGGTTTGTTATTATTAGTTCCGGATCAATCCCTACTGGTATGCGATTAGCGAATGATCCATGTTATTTCATAAAACGTGTCATTGTTTATTACAGCGTGACATTTTTATTATCTGTAATTATTTTAAAGATACCCATAATAGTTTGGCAGAATTATAGTGCTATAATGTTGCTGTGTAGCTGTATCATGTTGATAACCGCATTAATCTTAAATAATTCTACTAATGGAGCATCGCGTTGGATAATGTGGGGTACATTGTGTATTCAGCCTGCGGAATTATCAAAATTATCTTTTATTTGCTATCTTGCTAACTATTTAGAACGTAAATCAAAAGAAGTATGTACCAAATTTTGGAGTATATGTAAACCTATAGTAATAATGATTATATTAGCTGTATTATTGCTAGCGCAACCTGATTTTGGTAGCATTATTATTCTTTTTATTACTACTCTGTCTATATTATTTCTTTTTGGCGCTAAGTTATGTCAATTAATATTGGTTTTTGTATTCAATATATTTTTAATTATACCTTTAATTGTGATTAAACCTTATCGCATACAACGTATACTTACTTTTTGGGACCCATGGAAAGATCCATTTGGCAATGGTTATCAATTAACTCAATCATTAATAGCTTTTGGTCGTGGAAAATGTTTTGGAGAGGGGCTAGGAAATTCTGTGCTGAAATTAGAATATTTACCTGAAGCTCATACTGATTTTATTTTTTCTATTCTTGCGGAAGAATTAGGATATTTTGGAGCGATTTTAGTGTTATTTATGTTATTTATAATTGTGCTTCGCGCTATGATTATTGGTCATCGTGCTTTGAATATTAATCACAGATTTTCTGGTATTTTAGCCTGTTCTATTAGCATGTGGTTTGGATTGCAAATTTTTATTAATGTGGGCACTGTTAGCGGAATATTACCTACAAAAGGATTAACATTGCCATTTATTAGTTATGGAGGGTCTAGTTTTTTGATTACAGTAATGGCAAGCATGCAGTTGCTACGAATAGATTTCGAGACACGTTTATCTAAAAATCAAGCTTTTTTGAAGTGCACAAAAATATGA
- the ftsI gene encoding peptidoglycan glycosyltransferase FtsI, which translates to MKFEPYNFKIILNNKRFNLLYSGIFFVLIILLLRLAFLQIIYSDQLINEGNMRSLRVQSTLSTRGIITDRMGQLLAISIPADSVWIDPQEISKSGGITADIRRWTELSEVLSISSDKLSSLINNHTTDHFLYLARQIDPTISKYISQLKLPGVYLQQGSKRYYPAGCATAHLIGVTDVDSQGIEGIEKSFDSWLTGQPKTRVIRKDRFGRTIEEITLNNGQSSQNIILSIDERLQDLAYRELNNAVHMNKAESGSIVLIDINTGEILAMTNSPSYNPNNFLSIVNKSVMRNRAITDAFEPGSTVKPIVIMAALKHKIITKDTIMNTSPYILNGHQIKDVLYRRKLTIREILQKSSNVGVSKLALAMPAAVLVNTYSNFGMGKSTNIGLVGESNGIYPYNRCWSDIERATFSYGYGLMITPLQLAKVYATIGGMGISRPLSIIRVDSSSVLGNQVFPRSLVRTVLDMMENVSLPSGGCQSAIKGYRVAVKTGTVKIVGSHGKYINKYIACTAGVAPASNPRFALAVVINDPKNGHYYGSMVSAPVFSAVMGNALKIMNVVPDFLQ; encoded by the coding sequence ATGAAGTTTGAACCTTACAATTTTAAAATAATTTTAAATAACAAACGTTTTAATTTATTGTATAGCGGTATTTTTTTTGTATTAATTATTTTGCTATTGAGATTAGCTTTTTTGCAGATTATTTATTCTGACCAGCTAATTAATGAAGGTAACATGCGTTCGTTACGCGTGCAAAGCACACTCTCTACTCGGGGTATTATTACTGATAGAATGGGTCAACTATTGGCAATTAGTATACCGGCTGATTCGGTTTGGATTGATCCTCAAGAAATTAGCAAGAGTGGCGGTATTACTGCTGATATACGTCGTTGGACAGAATTATCTGAGGTATTATCTATATCATCAGATAAACTATCATCTCTCATCAATAATCATACTACAGATCATTTTTTGTATTTAGCACGACAGATTGATCCTACTATTTCTAAATACATTAGTCAACTTAAATTACCAGGAGTATATTTGCAACAAGGATCAAAAAGATATTACCCTGCTGGGTGTGCAACTGCACATTTGATAGGAGTAACAGATGTAGATAGCCAAGGGATTGAAGGTATAGAAAAAAGTTTTGATTCTTGGTTGACTGGTCAACCCAAAACAAGAGTAATACGCAAAGATAGATTTGGTCGAACAATTGAAGAAATTACTTTGAATAACGGTCAATCTTCTCAGAATATTATTCTCAGTATCGACGAACGCCTGCAAGATTTAGCATACCGTGAATTAAATAATGCTGTACATATGAATAAAGCAGAATCCGGTAGTATAGTATTGATAGATATCAATACTGGAGAAATTCTAGCTATGACAAACAGTCCATCATATAATCCAAACAATTTTTTGTCCATTGTTAATAAATCTGTTATGCGTAACCGTGCTATTACTGATGCATTTGAACCAGGTTCTACCGTGAAACCTATTGTGATTATGGCTGCATTAAAACATAAGATAATCACAAAAGACACTATTATGAATACATCACCCTATATACTTAATGGGCATCAAATTAAGGATGTACTATATCGTAGAAAATTGACTATTAGAGAAATATTACAAAAGTCTAGTAATGTTGGTGTTTCTAAATTAGCATTAGCTATGCCTGCAGCAGTTTTAGTCAATACATATTCAAATTTTGGAATGGGTAAATCAACAAATATAGGCTTAGTGGGAGAAAGTAACGGGATATATCCATATAATAGATGTTGGTCAGACATAGAACGCGCCACCTTTTCTTATGGATATGGTTTGATGATTACTCCGTTACAATTAGCTAAAGTTTATGCTACTATTGGTGGAATGGGAATATCTCGACCACTTTCTATTATACGAGTTGATTCTTCCTCGGTATTAGGAAATCAAGTTTTTCCAAGATCTTTAGTGCGAACTGTTTTAGACATGATGGAAAATGTGTCATTGCCGAGTGGTGGTTGTCAATCTGCAATTAAAGGATATAGGGTTGCTGTAAAAACTGGGACTGTTAAGATAGTTGGATCACATGGGAAATATATTAATAAGTATATTGCATGTACTGCTGGAGTAGCTCCAGCGAGTAATCCCAGATTTGCTTTAGCAGTAGTAATAAATGATCCTAAAAATGGTCATTATTATGGAAGTATGGTATCAGCGCCAGTTTTTAGCGCAGTGATGGGCAATGCATTAAAAATCATGAATGTAGTGCCAGATTTTTTGCAGTAA
- the mraY gene encoding phospho-N-acetylmuramoyl-pentapeptide-transferase, protein MLFWLTENVLALYSSRFNIVCHLTFRAIISFLSALFISLGIGHCVITWFHNLCFFQIVRCDGPKSHTQKQSTPTMGGIVLILSIVISVMVCADLSNIYVWYVFFILITYGILGLTDDILKIKKKSSKGLSVLHKYFWQSLIALTLVIIIFMSDRSLTSTQLIVPFFKNFMPQLGIWYIFLAYFVVVGTSNAVNLSDGLDGLAIMPIMFVAAGLAVVAWISNDIHFASHLNIPYICFSGELIIICSAIIGAGLGFLWFNTYPAQIFMGDVGSLSLGGTLGIIAVLLHQECLLLIMGGMFVIETLSVILQVIYFRLFGQRIFKMAPIHHHFELKGCPEPRIIVRFWIISLMLVFVGLITLKIRQ, encoded by the coding sequence ATGTTATTTTGGCTAACAGAGAATGTATTAGCACTATATTCATCCAGATTTAATATTGTTTGTCATTTAACTTTCAGAGCTATTATTAGTTTTTTATCAGCATTGTTTATTTCTTTAGGGATAGGTCATTGTGTAATTACATGGTTTCATAATTTGTGTTTTTTTCAAATAGTGCGTTGTGATGGACCAAAATCACATACTCAAAAGCAAAGTACACCTACTATGGGTGGAATTGTGCTGATTCTTTCTATTGTCATATCAGTAATGGTGTGCGCTGATTTATCAAATATATATGTATGGTATGTATTTTTCATACTAATAACATACGGAATATTGGGTTTAACTGACGACATTTTAAAAATTAAAAAGAAAAGTTCTAAGGGTTTGAGTGTGTTACATAAATACTTTTGGCAATCCTTAATTGCTTTAACATTAGTCATTATTATCTTTATGTCAGATCGCAGTCTTACATCTACACAATTAATAGTGCCATTTTTTAAAAATTTTATGCCTCAATTGGGTATTTGGTATATTTTTTTAGCATATTTCGTTGTTGTTGGGACAAGTAATGCCGTGAATTTATCTGATGGTTTAGATGGGTTAGCGATTATGCCTATAATGTTCGTTGCAGCTGGATTGGCTGTAGTTGCATGGATAAGCAATGATATTCACTTTGCTAGTCATCTAAATATTCCTTATATTTGCTTTTCTGGAGAATTAATAATTATATGTTCTGCTATTATTGGAGCTGGTCTTGGGTTTTTATGGTTTAACACTTATCCTGCTCAGATATTTATGGGCGATGTAGGTTCTTTATCACTTGGAGGTACACTTGGGATAATTGCAGTGTTGTTACATCAAGAATGTTTATTATTAATTATGGGCGGTATGTTTGTAATAGAAACTTTATCTGTGATCTTACAAGTAATTTATTTTAGATTATTTGGGCAACGGATATTTAAAATGGCACCAATTCATCATCATTTTGAACTAAAAGGTTGTCCAGAACCCCGTATTATAGTGCGATTTTGGATCATATCTTTAATGTTAGTTTTTGTAGGATTAATTACTTTAAAGATACGGCAATAA
- the ftsL gene encoding cell division protein FtsL, with the protein MTEKKQYNLVSIIYDDLCLYGKWQLLLLLLVLITAMLVVLVTYQTRSMIIDREKLVLEKNNLDTEWRSLILEEKILSHHNRIERIAMDKLQMHYTELTQDNTLY; encoded by the coding sequence ATGACGGAAAAGAAACAATATAACCTTGTTAGTATTATTTATGATGATTTGTGCTTATATGGTAAGTGGCAGTTGCTTTTATTGTTGTTAGTGTTAATAACAGCAATGTTAGTTGTTCTCGTAACTTATCAAACTAGATCTATGATTATAGATCGCGAAAAACTTGTGTTAGAGAAAAATAATTTGGATACTGAATGGAGAAGTTTAATTCTTGAAGAAAAAATATTATCTCATCATAATCGTATTGAACGTATCGCAATGGATAAATTACAAATGCACTACACGGAACTAACTCAAGATAATACATTGTACTAA